A region of Salinibacter sp. 10B DNA encodes the following proteins:
- the clpB gene encoding ATP-dependent chaperone ClpB produces the protein MNLQKFTVKAQEAVQKAMELAASHNHQGIEPPHLLEAFLSDPDSVAVSILRRIGANLDRLRQQAETALEGLPAVTGASAGDQYIGEDLKKVFDRARAEADVMGDEYVSTEHLLVGLVEGKNDVGQALRDQGASKDQVMTVLEDVRGGQSADDPHAESRYEALDRFARDLNELARDGKIDPVIGRDKEIRRVLQILSRRTKNNPVLVGEAGVGKTAIAEGIAIRIVQGDVPESMQSKRIVALDMGALLAGAKYRGEFEDRLKAVVNEVSESDGEIVLFIDELHTLVGAGASEGAMDAANILKPALARGELRAIGATTLDEYRKHIEDDRALERRFQKVVIDEPSVEDTISILRGLKERYEVHHGVRINDSALISAADLSERYITDRQLPDKAIDLIDESAARLRMEIDSMPADLDQLEREIRQLEIEREAIKRDEGEQADKLDEINKQIADLEDERDQLKTRWKEEKDLIQTVRSAKEQIDELRVEAENLEREGKYDQVAEIRYGEIPDLKEEAEEANAKLEEIQEDGALLKEEVDGEDIAEIVSNWTGIPVSKMLESEREKLLRMEEELSKRVVGQDEAIEAVSDAVRRGRTGMQEGDQPIGSFIFLGTTGVGKTELAKSLAEFLFNDEDAMVRIDMSEYQERHTASRLIGAAPGYVGYEEGGQLTEAVRRKPYSVVLLDEIEKAHPEIFNVLLQVLDDGRLTDNQGRTVDFTNTIIIMTSNMGSDVISDTMDEVEGHLTDAQQQELEETVLKMLRKQLKPEFLNRIDDVVMFRSLSREHIREIVDIQFRRVQRIAEKSHDLSLTLSDEAKDWLADRGYDPAFGARPLKRVMKRHVSNGLSEALLEGFIDDGDTVRIELAEEASGLTFERVMPGTGDAADAAEAGGDGAATVDA, from the coding sequence ATGAATCTCCAAAAGTTTACAGTAAAAGCGCAGGAGGCCGTCCAGAAAGCGATGGAGCTTGCGGCCTCCCACAATCATCAGGGCATTGAGCCGCCGCATCTGCTGGAGGCCTTTTTGAGTGATCCCGACAGCGTTGCGGTTTCTATTCTGCGGCGCATCGGGGCCAACCTCGATCGGTTGCGGCAGCAGGCCGAGACGGCACTGGAGGGCCTGCCCGCGGTTACGGGTGCGAGTGCGGGCGATCAGTATATTGGCGAGGATCTGAAGAAGGTGTTCGACCGGGCGCGGGCTGAGGCCGACGTGATGGGCGACGAGTACGTGTCGACCGAGCATCTGCTGGTCGGCCTGGTGGAGGGCAAGAACGACGTGGGACAGGCCCTTCGCGACCAGGGGGCTTCGAAGGATCAGGTGATGACGGTTCTGGAAGACGTGCGCGGCGGGCAGAGTGCCGACGATCCGCACGCCGAGAGTCGATACGAGGCCCTCGACCGCTTTGCGCGCGACCTCAACGAACTGGCCCGCGACGGGAAGATCGACCCGGTGATTGGGCGCGACAAAGAGATTCGGCGCGTCCTTCAGATCCTGAGCCGCCGGACGAAAAACAACCCAGTGCTTGTGGGAGAGGCCGGTGTTGGCAAGACCGCGATTGCGGAAGGCATTGCGATTCGCATCGTCCAAGGGGACGTGCCGGAGTCCATGCAGTCGAAGCGCATCGTGGCGCTGGACATGGGCGCGCTCCTGGCCGGGGCCAAGTACCGCGGCGAGTTTGAGGATCGGCTGAAGGCCGTCGTGAACGAGGTGTCCGAGTCCGACGGCGAGATCGTGCTCTTCATCGACGAGCTCCACACCCTCGTGGGGGCTGGGGCGTCAGAGGGCGCGATGGATGCGGCCAACATTCTGAAGCCGGCGCTGGCCCGCGGCGAGTTGCGTGCCATCGGCGCAACGACGCTCGACGAGTATCGGAAGCACATTGAGGACGACCGCGCCTTGGAGCGCCGTTTCCAGAAGGTTGTTATTGACGAACCGAGCGTCGAAGATACGATCTCGATTCTGCGCGGTCTGAAGGAGCGCTACGAGGTGCACCATGGCGTGCGCATCAACGACAGCGCGCTCATCAGCGCCGCCGATCTCAGTGAGCGCTACATCACCGACCGGCAATTGCCGGACAAGGCCATTGACCTGATCGACGAGTCGGCCGCCCGGCTGCGCATGGAGATCGACTCGATGCCCGCTGACCTCGATCAGCTGGAGCGCGAGATCCGGCAGCTCGAGATTGAGCGCGAGGCCATCAAGCGCGATGAAGGTGAACAGGCGGACAAGCTCGACGAGATCAACAAGCAGATTGCTGACCTGGAAGACGAGCGCGACCAGTTGAAGACGCGCTGGAAGGAAGAGAAGGACCTGATCCAGACGGTGCGTTCGGCGAAGGAGCAGATCGACGAGCTTCGGGTGGAGGCCGAAAATCTGGAGCGTGAGGGCAAGTACGATCAGGTGGCCGAGATTCGCTACGGGGAGATTCCCGATCTGAAGGAAGAGGCCGAAGAGGCCAACGCGAAGCTGGAGGAGATTCAGGAAGACGGCGCGCTCCTGAAAGAAGAGGTCGACGGCGAAGACATTGCCGAGATCGTCTCGAACTGGACCGGCATTCCGGTGTCGAAGATGCTGGAGAGCGAGCGCGAGAAGCTGCTGCGGATGGAAGAGGAGCTCTCCAAGCGCGTCGTGGGACAGGACGAGGCCATTGAGGCGGTCTCCGACGCCGTGCGGCGCGGCCGGACCGGCATGCAGGAGGGGGATCAGCCGATCGGCTCGTTCATCTTCCTGGGCACCACCGGCGTCGGCAAGACGGAGCTCGCCAAGAGCCTGGCCGAGTTTCTCTTCAACGACGAAGACGCGATGGTGCGCATCGACATGAGCGAGTACCAGGAGCGTCACACGGCCAGCCGCCTCATCGGCGCGGCGCCCGGCTACGTGGGGTACGAGGAGGGCGGTCAGCTCACCGAGGCGGTGCGCCGCAAGCCCTACTCCGTGGTGCTGCTGGATGAGATTGAGAAGGCGCACCCCGAGATTTTCAACGTCCTCCTGCAGGTGCTCGATGATGGCCGGCTCACGGACAACCAGGGCCGCACGGTGGACTTCACCAACACGATCATCATCATGACCTCCAACATGGGATCGGACGTGATCTCCGACACGATGGACGAGGTCGAGGGGCACCTGACCGACGCCCAGCAGCAGGAACTGGAGGAAACGGTCCTAAAGATGCTGCGCAAGCAGCTAAAGCCGGAGTTTCTGAACCGGATCGACGACGTGGTGATGTTCCGATCGCTCAGTCGCGAGCACATCCGCGAGATCGTCGACATCCAGTTCCGGCGTGTGCAGCGGATCGCCGAGAAGAGCCACGACCTTTCGCTGACGCTTTCCGACGAGGCGAAGGACTGGTTGGCGGACCGCGGCTACGATCCGGCCTTTGGGGCTCGTCCGCTGAAGCGCGTGATGAAGCGGCACGTGTCGAACGGCCTGTCCGAGGCCCTGCTCGAAGGATTCATCGATGACGGGGACACCGTCCGGATTGAGCTGGCCGAAGAGGCGTCAGGCCTCACGTTTGAGCGCGTGATGCCAGGCACCGGGGACGCCGCCGACGCGGCGGAGGCGGGCGGCGATGGGGCCGCGACCGTCGACGCGTAG
- a CDS encoding phasin family protein: protein MTAQDTTTPTNGEGFDLKELPDEVTGRAREIWLAGLGALSRLEQEGDKVFQTLVERGKDYEDKRSKQIQDATENLRKQQESFTKDVTQRLDDATQSVEKAVSDTLSGTLGRIGVPTRDEVRGLSRRVGELSKKLDALSQMLDAQQTAVEERVLHVIPSENGWTVTIEGEDDVLDLYDTKKEAVSAGREAAKTHAPSQLIVHKQDRSVQESFSYDAEDAE from the coding sequence ATGACGGCACAAGACACCACGACGCCGACGAACGGCGAAGGCTTCGACCTCAAGGAACTGCCCGACGAGGTGACCGGACGGGCCCGTGAGATTTGGCTGGCCGGGCTCGGGGCGCTCTCGCGACTCGAACAGGAGGGGGACAAGGTTTTTCAGACCCTCGTTGAGCGCGGCAAAGACTACGAGGACAAGCGCAGCAAACAGATTCAGGACGCAACCGAAAACCTCCGCAAGCAACAGGAATCCTTTACGAAGGACGTCACCCAGCGTCTCGACGATGCAACGCAGTCCGTTGAAAAAGCGGTGTCGGACACGCTCAGCGGCACTCTTGGCCGCATTGGCGTGCCCACCCGGGACGAAGTGCGGGGACTGTCGCGGCGCGTCGGCGAGCTTTCGAAAAAGCTCGACGCGCTCTCGCAGATGCTCGACGCTCAACAGACAGCTGTCGAGGAACGCGTCCTCCACGTTATTCCCAGCGAGAACGGCTGGACCGTTACGATCGAAGGCGAAGACGATGTCTTGGATCTCTACGACACGAAAAAGGAGGCTGTGAGTGCGGGTCGTGAGGCCGCCAAGACGCACGCGCCGAGTCAGCTCATCGTACACAAGCAGGATCGCTCGGTGCAGGAGTCGTTCTCTTATGATGCGGAGGATGCGGAATAG
- a CDS encoding MFS transporter, translating into MRLLSSDEPTADDNTDPLHGKSRTLGLLALASLLAMALWFSGSAVVPQLTAEWNLSGGQQSWMTMSVQIGFVVGALLSASLNVADRLPAHVFFAASALTGAVVNAAVAIVAPGPWSAIGFRFLTGVTLAGVYPPGMKLVATWCKEDRGEGIGLLVGAITVGSALPHLLNALPVFEGTGGLPPWRTIVLIASGLAVVGAGIAFLFLEEGPYLSKATGFNWHHAGEGLRSTPPRLANFGYLGHMWELYAMWTWVPIFLLASYEAAGWSEQMARIAGFSVIAVGGVGGYLAGRLADRLGRTRITAWSLAVSGTCALIAGLFLSMPGVLTVLCLVWGFAVVADSAQFSAAVSELTDPRYVGTALTVQTCLGFLLTLVTLRAVPPLVDGLGWAGTFPFLAIGPAFGLWSMMRLRELPEATQMASGNR; encoded by the coding sequence ATGCGTCTGCTCTCTTCCGACGAGCCAACCGCCGATGACAATACGGATCCACTCCATGGGAAGTCTCGGACGCTGGGCCTCTTGGCGCTGGCCTCGCTCTTGGCGATGGCGCTCTGGTTTTCGGGGTCAGCCGTCGTGCCCCAGCTCACAGCGGAGTGGAATCTGAGCGGGGGACAGCAATCGTGGATGACCATGAGCGTGCAGATCGGCTTCGTGGTCGGCGCGCTGCTGAGTGCCAGCCTGAACGTGGCCGACCGCCTTCCGGCGCACGTCTTCTTCGCGGCATCTGCTCTCACGGGCGCCGTCGTGAACGCCGCGGTAGCGATCGTGGCTCCGGGCCCATGGTCTGCGATCGGTTTTCGCTTTCTGACCGGCGTGACCCTCGCGGGCGTCTACCCGCCGGGCATGAAGCTTGTAGCGACGTGGTGCAAAGAGGATCGCGGCGAGGGCATCGGGCTGCTGGTGGGAGCCATCACGGTCGGCTCGGCCCTGCCTCACCTCCTCAATGCCCTGCCCGTCTTTGAGGGGACGGGCGGCCTCCCGCCCTGGCGTACCATCGTCCTCATCGCCTCGGGCCTCGCGGTTGTCGGAGCGGGCATCGCCTTCCTCTTCCTTGAAGAAGGCCCGTACCTGAGCAAGGCCACCGGCTTTAACTGGCATCATGCGGGCGAAGGGCTCCGCAGCACGCCGCCCCGCCTGGCCAATTTCGGCTATCTGGGGCACATGTGGGAGCTCTACGCAATGTGGACGTGGGTGCCCATTTTCCTGCTGGCCAGCTACGAGGCCGCCGGATGGAGCGAGCAGATGGCGCGGATCGCGGGCTTCAGCGTCATCGCGGTCGGGGGCGTCGGGGGCTACTTGGCAGGCCGACTGGCCGATCGTCTCGGACGCACCCGCATCACCGCCTGGAGCCTCGCGGTGAGCGGCACCTGTGCACTCATAGCGGGCCTTTTCCTCTCGATGCCCGGCGTACTCACGGTGCTCTGCCTCGTGTGGGGCTTTGCGGTGGTGGCCGACAGCGCGCAGTTCAGCGCCGCCGTGAGCGAGCTTACCGACCCGCGCTATGTGGGCACGGCCCTGACCGTTCAGACCTGCCTCGGCTTCCTTCTTACACTCGTCACGCTGCGTGCTGTGCCACCGCTGGTGGACGGGCTGGGATGGGCCGGGACTTTCCCCTTCCTCGCAATCGGTCCGGCATTCGGCCTCTGGAGCATGATGCGCCTGCGCGAGCTGCCCGAGGCAACGCAGATGGCGTCGGGGAATCGGTGA